TTTGCACATGTTGTTCTCCTTTGGGTTTTAGCCAGACTCCAGTCCTTTTGGGCACCATAACACAGCTGAATGGTTTAGCTCCTTTTGTTCCAGCTGACAAACAACCTAGCCCTCCCCCGGCAGCAACAATAAAACTGGGGCTAGGATTTGTGTGTCCTCTGAGCAAGGATACAGGCTTTGTGCCTTGCTGAGCTGTCTTTGCAAGGACTGCCAACACTCACAGCTGATTaagcctgcagtgctgctttctgctttttcctgctcACAGACAGATGTCAGAAACAAGCTAAGTAAAACAGCACACGCAGCTAGAGCTCTGCACCTAGGAACATTAAAGCAGACTATCAGggattaaataaattaaacgAGAGGAGAGCTTAACACATTCTATCTAGGCTTTATTTCTACCTGGCATGCAATTCTGGGTAAGAAACATCCCAGCATTCCAAGAAACACTGTATTCTGGAAGGTGGCTCAGCTCAGCATATAGCAAGGATTGTATCTCAAAAGCTTTTGCCACCACCATGTGGCTGAAACCGTGACTGCAGCCCGTGAACTAAGTGGAAGCTCGAACTGCCAGCAAGGACCAGCCTCACTGCCAGGGCCAACTGGGACAAGCGTTCATAGGTTTTAGAGCCCATGCCATAGACCTAAACAAAGAACATACAACTAATTATTAAATAGTATACACTTTTATTAACTTAGAACTCCAAAACACACTACCAACTTGCTGTAATAATAAGACATTAATTACTTCTGATAAGAACCTGTTAGTTAAGGGACTATACACAGCATATGCCCGCCTTGCAAGAGACAAGGTGTTTTCCCTATGTTCCTGTAGTCGattctgctgcatttcatcTCTGGTCAGTCCCAGAGGCTGGGTTTCTAGGGTTGTGCCAGATTATCTTTAGTCCTTTCTTCCCCAATTAGGTATCAGGCATGGAAATACTGAGCCCTTCACTGGGTAGATGCTCACCCAGCTGCATCATTAACAGCCAGCTGCAGTCTATCCAGAAGCTGCAGGACAGCCTTCCTACCATGTGTTGTCTTGGTGGGGAGACAAAACCTGGCAGCGAGCTTTCACATTAATCCAAGGTGCTATATTTCCAtacaaaagaaagcaggaggCTACTGCCTCTTCTCTAGTACTTTGTGGACACTAAAACTAAGATACTCACCCATGACATGTGGCATTTGGGATAGTGACCTGTTCTGACATTCTTTCAGCAAAACAAGTAGCTCCTTGTCACTGGCAAAGTGGGCGAAGGTCAAACTTGATCATGAAATGGGGATTCCTATCCATTATTACATCTGAACCCCGATTCAAACTGTCTTCCCCACAGCATCTATACATCAATCTACTGAACAGGAATCAAGCTTTTCTTGAGAGATTAGCAACTAGGAACAGCCCTGGATGAGCAGTCATGACAAGTCAGGTAAAAAAAAGCTTCCCAGTGTGATTCCAACTGCAGCAGCTTGAATGCCCGAAGTGAAAAAAGCTGATGAACATGGTTGAATTCTCACAATGAGAAGCTagtcagcagcagagctcctcATCAGTGAGCCAAAGGACAAGGAAGAAACTCCTGGTACATGACCAGCACAGATCTGTAACATCCGGAGAAGTCGCTGAGCAGTGGCAACTCGTACCCCTTCCAACTGGAAACAAAATGGAGAAATTACTTAATcaatagaaaagaaaagcagtgctaACCTGTGATAAAAGAAAGAACCAGAGCAGGCATTAAGTACAGTTCAGGGCAGCTAGCTGCCGAAAACCCCAAACAGGCCCATTTACTCCCCTAATGTTAAGGAAGGTACAGTGTTGGCAGCTGAAAACCCTGAAGGCCTTGCCAAAGGCACAGATATTACCTGCTGGTAGGGAAGCAGTCTCCGAGAGTAGAATGCTGAATACACAGAAAAGTAAAGCATGCTACCACTGAATGCCAAATTCTCCCCTCCAGTTTTTCAGACCAAGCAGGTAATTGGAAGGAGTGGTGTATCAGATGGCAAAACAGTCTGTGAGGCAACAAAGCCTGGCTAACAGGAAGCATTACGTGGGCAAGTGTGTCACATGGCAAATAACAGCTATGGGGctcccaggaaaagaaaaatgcctcaAGGAACAAGCATAGGGAGGCTTTGCGTATTAGAGGTCTTTGTTAACTTAGACTTGGCTTCCTGAGGCTTTGAGGTAGCACAGGAAGGAGCAGGTAATCTAGAAGACTCATTTCAAGGAGAGTTACACTCCTGTACCCCTACTGTTCTTGTGGAAAGGGTCTGGTCTCTGACACTTATGCAAGACAGTagcatacatacatatatttattgcTAATGTAACAATGTTGCTAAGGATCAGAGCAGTGGAATTCACAAATCCCTTCAGACACCAAATAAACACCTTACCTCCACCTCACAGAATAGCATAGGACTGCAGTAGACTTCTCCCAGTTTCCAGACATCATTCATGTCTACGCTGCAGTAATTCACCCTGCCAACTACAGAAAAAAGGTTTCCCACATTACAAGCCTCATAATCAAcattcagtgaagaaaagtaCCGGGAAATTCCACATCTGCAAAACAATCCAGAGCTAGTTTTGAGAGCACCATAGAAGGTGCAACAGTGAGCAGTACAAACAGAATGGTACAAGACTCAGTGGAATTAGCACTGAAGTTGTTCATAATACTGACAGCAGGAACAGTAGTGCCACTTTACTGAGTACTGTAACATCAACATTTTGGATAACGGATCAGGACACTATCAGGGAGGCAGAATCTTCTACTTGTTAATCAGAAGCCCCCCCCGGCTCATGTGGTATCACAGGGTGATGTCTGCAAGGACTTCACTCCATCAGGAGAGCAATAACACAAGACAATGCCAAGACTCTTCTCCACCCCAGAGTTAGGCCTCTTGACCCCCAAATTCCAGGGACACAGTGCCGCAGTTCCAACACTGAGCAGTACAGACTGCCCCCTCCAGTTCCTCAGAGCTGAAGTAGAGAGGGTATGGAGGAAAGCaccctctctgctttttttttggggggtaggTGGGGGGAGTGTCAGGCAGGGAGAGAGATTAAAGGCACAAGAGAGCCAGACAGCACACAGCAGGAATACCAGCCTTGTATTAGAACTATACTTAACAGTTTAGTAGCTCATCCATTTAGATTCATTTTATTACTACAGTATCATATGCTCCTCACTGCTCATTAAGATTATCATTAAGAAAGATCTGCAAGAGCAGATAGAACATACTTCTGCaatgccacaggaaaaaaataaaaatcaataacaGTAATTTCATTCAGGGATTAGGGACAGAGAAGAGAGGTCTCACCggcaaaaacaaaaaggagagagcaagtgaacatgagaaaaagagaaCCATGTTTTATCTacaaaaaaacaatttaaaaaagacagacaagTTCAGATATGATTTAAACAAAGCTTTTGACAAAGCTGCTGgttgcctttgttttgtttcaaattaaGTCACTGCCCTGTTTTAAGGAAAGCAACCATGAGTTGTGCTGGtccaagaggaagaagagggcaCATGTCATACATACCCCCAGTGACAAGGAAGCATGTTTTCCCCAGGAAGAAGTTGGCATCCACATGAGCTAGGGAAGCTTCAACATTCTTCAAGCTGTCAGAAAAGCACAGACAATCCAGTTGGACAGGGAGGTAAAACTAGTGCAGCATAAGGACAAAGGGAATAACTTTCAGAAACACAATTAGAAAACCAAAGATGGTAACATCTGCTGATCTGTGAGCTGGCAGAGTTCTGCTCTATGCTAAAATCGTGGCAGCAGAGACCTCTGTAATACCCACAGCTGGTTAATAATCCATAACATATCCTTTCTACCCAAGACTCAACAGTTAGACTTAGTTTGAACAGTGTCCTCCATGATTTGCAGACACTAAGCATCCAAATTCATCAACATCCAACGAGACTTCAGCACTACTTTGGCTCTTTCAGAAGAGCCAGCCCACACATTTCTGCAGCACTATCTGTGCTGTAAGCATGCAGCTGGGCCTGTCATTTTTGGTAAATGAGAGCACAGGATCATCAGTCACAAGTTAAGTAATAAAATGCTGACTTTTGTGCCTTAGAAAGTCTTTACTTGTGACCTGGGGACACAAATATAATTTCTACAAAGATGAGCACAAAATGAGAGAAAACGGATCAATCCCTGCAGACTCTTCCCTTTTGCCTAAAGACATCTATAGTACTGATCCCACTTGACCAGTAGTATCAGTGAACTAGGGACACAGACGCAGCAACTGGCTGGTGATTAGGCAGCACTGCCCAGCGCACATCAGCCATCTGCACATTACAGAACTTAACAGCACCACAATTGCTTCAATCTAATTTTACGGACAGCATCTTTCCAAAGCTCAGCTCATACCATCCCATGTCTAGATCCAGGAATAaattctgccttctctgctATGGCAGCTTAGTGCATGACAGGAATGTTACTGGACAGAGAGGTTCATCCCTAGTCAATTGCTGGAGGCCAGAAAACCACTGTATGTATTACTGAGCTCTCCCACTACAGCAAGTCTTGGGTTTGAAATCCACTATTCAGCGATTTTGACACAGTAAAAATGTAGAGATTTACCCATCAAACCAAGAAAATATATCTGTTCCCCCCCATGTTTTTGCCCGTCTTTTACCTGTATTTGTTCTTGATGTCAATCATAAACACAATCAGATCTATCCTGGGCCGAAGGTGGCCCCTCTCTGAAGGTAAGGGGAGGGATGTAGCAATGTGACTGAAAGATAACAAGTTTACCAGTTTAACCAAATAGCTTGGCAAGGCAGTATCCACTTAACCGTAACCACACAACCACTGCAGTTCACCATGTAGCAAGTTCCCATGAAGCCTGCCAATTACTAAATACGTAGGCACTGAAGAGACACTGTAATTGTTTAAGTGGTGTTCTCATATCTTAGGCCTACTCATAGTTGCTGACAGCCACAATGATACTTGCTAGACAAGGTTATTTATAATGGGAAGCTTATTAGAGCATAAGACGACccacagaaacatatttttccgCACAGATCCGTATGGCAGTCATTTTATTTAGTTGTTAATAAGAGTCCTTTCTAACAAAGCAAACCCCTATGCTTTACTGGTATATTTTGCTGCCAAGCTTCAGTTAAAATGCGCCAGTGCTTTCCTGTCACATTCCGAAGATACTGCTCTCACACTCCCACAGGAGAGGTGACCTTCTCAGGTGTCTCTGTTACAGAATGGTGTGTTGCATTCACAAAGCCTTAAGCCAAAAATGTATCACCAGTATAGCTTTATAGATGAAGTTATAACTCAGAAAGAGCTTCTATTATACCATTATCCCCCTTTATCCCTTTCACTGTGTCAGGAGTTACTAGGTTAGTTTAGGTGTCTTTCCACACAGTTACCACTGCTGCTGATACAGCTGTTGGAAGAAGAATTACAAGGTGGGGATTTTGTGTCTCTTCtccactgcaaataaaaaaaaaaaaccaaaaaggcttCAGTAGTGCATATCTGGGCCTTCCACAGGGAAGGATATTATCACCACCATATTTTTAGAAGGTCACCTGAAAAGACAGATTGGACAAAATTTCAGTCTCTCTCACAATCTACTTCTTCTCTGGAAGCCAAGAGAGAAACAGTGAATTTGGTCTCCTTGGGGAATATTACTTCTAGCAATTAAATCTTAAGGACTTAAGAgttttccccagcagccacagACCATGGTACGCATTCCCTTCCATTAATCATATGCAGTTTGTAGTTCTGTCTGCCAGTCCCCAAATAAAGGTGTTTTGTTTCCTATAAATAAGGATGGTATGattaaaaacattctgaaacTAATGCAAGATATGAGCAAAGCGTGCTTGAAAGAcacactgcaaaacaaacaagcttATAAATTTAAGATGAAATTTAGGGAGAAGCTGTGGTGAAAGGAAAGCATCAGACCTCATTGTCTGGGGAACGaaaaacccaaagaacaaaACACCTCCATGATTTGGAATTCTACTACATTTAAACCAACATCACTAGATGATGGCAGCAGCCTCTAGATATGTACTgcagaagcctttttttcccctagtggTAAGAGACACAAAATCCCAGCCCTGCAAAACTTCTCCCAGCAGCTGTATCTGACACTTAGACAAGATACCATATTTGTTTGTAATGTGTACAATCCCAAAGCAacaccgggggggggggggggggggggaggggggaacaggAAAAAACTGTCAGATTTCTGCGTCCTCATGGACTTCTGTTTCCCCAGTGATACAGGTGCAGGGAATTATCTTGCTCTATAGTAAAGCATAATTTTCCATGCCTTTGGGCCATTACCCAGCTGCAGTACCAGCAGCCACCTAGTTACAGCACTCCACAGctcagcagaggctgcagaatTTGCATAGAAAATTGGGTAATTAATTTACTATTAGTTAGGACAAACGTGCCATGATCAGAGCAGTACAGTTGCTCTAAGTGGCTAGCAGAACATTAGCTCAGATTTGCCTTTACTGCATAGCCTTGGATTACAGCAGTGAAGTAACACAAACACCTTCTGAAGAGCTGACTAAACTCATTTGGTCTTGGCAAGAGAGCTGTCAAGAACATTATATCATAAAAAGTTAGTTAATCAAGCTTTTAAGACAGGGCTCGTCATGCAGCTAAAGTTAAAATTCCAAATGCATCTTAATAGCTCAAGGAGGAACGGCACGTGCATGcacacaaaccagaaaacagcTATGAAGAGCACCAAAGGTAACGGACATCTGTCATGAAAACTTGTTTGCTTTCAAGCAGTTGCTAGCATTGTACTTGCCCCAGTTTGTCCCGAGATGTTTCATTCCTGTATATGGCTGTATCCcggagggggggggaagtatCTGTGCTCCTCCCATGCCCTCGCGACTTACTAATCAAACCCCTGTGCGACACGCAAAGGGCAACAGTACATGCATAACGAACATGATGAACGTGAGAATTATTTCCACCCGCGCACCTAACCACGCTCAAACTGCTCGCCCGGAGGACAGGGCGGCTCGCCTCCTGCAGGTGCCAGCCACGCCTGCGCCGCGGCGCGCTCTAGCGTTCACAAGAGCGAGCTCTTCCTCCGCAACGAACGCCCCGCAGTTCCAACTGCCGCCGCCCGCGCGGAAGCGGCGCTCGTGAGCCACTTCGGTGCGCGCCTTTCTCAAGAGGAAACTCTGCGTGAACTCGCATCGCAGCCGCTGCTTCGGCTCCGAGATGGCAGAGGGCCCCCGCACGGCCCCGCGGCCGGAGCCGCAGGCagcccttccccctccccaccactcACATACTGATCCTGAAGTTCTTCTTCTCCCGGAGCAGCGCCGCCGCCAGCTTCTGCTGGAGGTCTTCATCCGACCCCACCAGCTGCGCggacaggagaggagggaaagacCGCGGTCAGAAGCCGCCCACGAAACGGCGCCCAGCTGGGGGCAGCCGCGCCACTGCCCCCGGGCCCACGCGCGAACCGCCGCCGCCCCGAGGCCCGACCcctgccgccgccccgggcccaCGCGCGAACCGCCGCCGCCCCGAGGCCCGACCcctgccgccgccccgggcccaCGCGTGAACCGCCGCCGGGGCGAAGGCCTACCCCGCGGGCCTCGGGTGCATATCCCCGCCGTTGCCGCTGAGGCGCGGTCCGGGGGGAACGACGACAGCAGGGCCGGGCCCCGGGAGGGGATGGCGGGGGTGGCGTGCGGCGGCGGCAGCACCAGACCTACCAGTAAGACAGCGGAGTTAAGCGCCGGAAGCTTGTCAAAGGGCCGCAGCAACGCCATCCACCCCACGGGAGACAGCGCCGTCCGCCGCAATTCAAACCGGCGCCACGTCTCACGTAGCgcagcgggggcggggccgctgGCGCGTGCGCCTTTGGCGGCTTTTAGTCAGGCGCGGGgtgggtggtgtgtgtgtgtggggtggaTACGGAGGTGTCCTGGGTGGAGCAGAGCTCTACCTCCCTCCAGCGCCCAGGTGCCACACGGCTCGGTTAACCGCTACTAACCGCGCTACCGGTTGCTAATCGCAGTAAAACTGTGCAAGGTGGCCGTGCTCCTGCAGCGTCCCGGCGGTCAGCCGTGCCCGAGGCGCTCACCGATGGCGCCAGGCGGTGCTCGAGGGTTTCAAACAGGCGTGAGGGGATGCTGGCCTCGCCTTGGCTGCCCAGCCCTGAGCTCCTGAGAAGCAGAGCCCTTATTTCCAGGGCTGGGCTGTCCCCCTGGCCCTTGCGATGACCCTTTGCTCAAGCCTGAACAGTACTCCAGTAAAATTCCACTATCTCCTTAGATTGCAGTGTATTAAGGTGAACTAATATGTTAACAAAGTTAATATGTTTTCATACTACAAGGACCGCTTGATACAATAGCTAAGGAAAGGAGTTTCCCTAACAGCATACAGCAGCAGCGCCTGGCTTTGCATGCTGAATTGTTCTGTGTGAGGttttgcagcagctccagcagccccaaCCTCCATCCTACCCTTCCTGGGCACCTTGCCCCTCGCCCCCGCTGGCTGGCCGGCCTCTGCCCAGCCCCGTGCTCCCCTGCCCATGGTACAGGCAGGAAGGAGCCTGTGAAGAAGCACTGCAGTTCTGGGTGTAGGCTGAGCTTTTCTCACTCCAAGGTCAAGTGGGAGGATGACACGCAGTGATGTAAAGCCCTCGGAGGTCCAATGTCCCTCAGTGGCCTTTCTACATCTCTTGTTCTTTGCCTCATTCCTTGGTTTGGCTCTAGCTCTGTGTGGAGGAGGGTCCAGGACCccctcagctgcctgctggagCTGGCTCTCTCTGCCCCTTCAACCATGGCACCTCCAAATGGCAGGAGACatgccaggaggaggaagaaggccACAGGAGGACAAAAACACATCTCCC
The Phalacrocorax aristotelis chromosome 1, bGulAri2.1, whole genome shotgun sequence DNA segment above includes these coding regions:
- the CENPM gene encoding centromere protein M gives rise to the protein MALLRPFDKLPALNSAVLLLVGSDEDLQQKLAAALLREKKNFRISIHIATSLPLPSERGHLRPRIDLIVFMIDIKNKYSLKNVEASLAHVDANFFLGKTCFLVTGVGRVNYCSVDMNDVWKLGEVYCSPMLFCEVELEGVRVATAQRLLRMLQICAGHVPGVSSLSFGSLMRSSAAD